The region AACCTGATCCTAAAATATCAGAGTCTTCTGTTATTTTATTAGCAATAGTTTTTTGAGATGCATAACCAAAGTTTAGATTCCACCTCATATTGTCAGTTTTGATAGGTGTTAAACCTAAGTCAACTTCATAAGCGTTGGTTTCAGTTTCACCAACATTTACACCTGCACTAAATACGCTAGTTGCAGATGATACACTAGCACTTAAGATTTGGTTGTCATTAGTGTAGAAAGAATAACTACCGTCTAAAGTTATTCTAGGTGTACCGCCTCTTTTAAGTAATTCTAAATTAAGATTAACCTCATAGGTGTTTATAAATTCTGGTTCAATTGCATTGTCAAATGTTGATGATGGAATTAAAAATGAATTTACGCCACCTGGATAAGGAAATGCTGAGGGTCTAAACCCAGTGTCATATAAATCATGAGCACCAAGTGCAGAAATGTTGGCTGTTTTAACATAGCCACCAGATATTTTTATTTTATTTAAAAAGTCACTTTTTATTTCAGGAAATGCTTTTGTTGGTATAAATGATGCACCAGCAGAATAATACAGAAATCCAATGTCTTTTAAAGACCTACCTGGTGACTGTAATCTAGAATCCCACTCTTGTCTTCCTGTTAAGTTTAAATATAAATAGTCTTTATAGCTTAAATCAACATTAGCGAAAACAGCTTGTTGTCTTCTTTTAGAGCTAAAGTCTGACACTGTAATACCACTTGATATGTTTTCTACTGTATATAATCCTGGTAAAGTTAAAATATCACCTGAAGTAGTTTGAGAGAAACCTTTGCTTTCTGTTGTATTAAAGCCAATAAGTGATTTTAATTCAATATCGTCTGTTAACTGATAATTAAAATTTGTGATTAAATCTGTATACAATGTTCTTGAGTTAGAACTAGAAACAGCTAAGGATGACTGTATATCTCTAGCGTCTCCAGTTATTGTGTATTCAGCTACATAATCATTAACATATTGAATGCTTTTACCACTATTTGTAACAACGTTACTTCTTAAGATAGTGCTAATATTATCATTAAATTTATAAGATAATTCAGCAGATAAATCAGACCTTACATTGTCAGAATTTGAGCGCTGATTATTTCTAACCCAATATGGACTATCTCCAAAAGCAGTCCAGTGATCAGTATTGCTACCTGAATCAAAATCTCTTACATTGACATCACTTGGTAATTGGGCTAATTGTCCATAAACACCATTAGAAACTGATTGATCTTCATTGGTAAAACGAACATTTCCTGATATGGAAAATTTATTAAAAGTTTTACCAGCACTTAAGGCTAAAAAGTCTTTTTTGTAAGTGTCTTGTCCAATTATTCCATCGGTTTTTCTACGGTTTGCAGTTAGTGAGTAAAACCCTTCGCTGTCACCACCAGATGCAGATACTGTATTTTGAAGTGCTACACCAGTATTAAAAAAGTCTTTCATGTTGTCTTTTCTAAACTCGTATGGTGCATATCTAAAATCTGTAACTGTTGGATAAGGTAAACCTACAGGTTGGATAGAACCATCATATTCTGGTCCCCAAGACCCTTGATCAAACGCATCAACTTCTCCCCAATACCCTTTACCATATCTATCTTGTAGTTGTGGTAAAAAGGCGATATCTTCAAAGGTTACTGTAGATGAAAAGTTGATATTTAATTTACCTTTATTTTTAGTTCCTTTTTTTGTAGTAACAACAATAACACCATTACCACCTCTTGATCCATATAGTGCGGCTCCATTAGGACCTTTGATGACGTTTATGGATTCTATAATTTCAGGATCTAAATCAGAAAGAATTGTCGCTGATGAAATAACATTATCAATAACTACTAGTGCAGAATTAGATCCAGATAAAGATCTTGTTCCTCTTAATGAAATAGTCGTAGATGGATTTACACCAGTATTAGTCGTATTTATTTGTAATCCAGAAACTTTTCCTGCAAGGGACTGTACAGCATCTGGATTGTTTGCTGCGACTATCTCTTCAGCTTTTAAGTTTTCATATGCTGTGGTTATTTCATCTGGTTTTCTTTTTATACCTACTGCGGTTATGATTACTTCGTCTAAAGTATTGTCCAAGCTTAAAGAGACATTAATGGTGTCGTCATTTCCAATAGCAATTTCTTTGTCAGCATAACCAACATAGCCAAATACTAAAACATCACCTTCATTAGCTTCGATAATATAGTTACCATCAAAATCTGTTGAAGTACCTTCTGATGTGCCTTTAATAACTACAGTTGCTGACGGTAGAGGTAAATTGTTTTCATCAGAGACCACACCACTGATAGTTCGATTTTGCGCAAATGACAAATTTATGGTCATTAACAGAAATAGAGTTAAAATTCGATTGAGATTTGTTTTCATATAGTTTTGTTAAATTAGTCTTAATCAAATTTCTTAATTTTTTGTTAATAAAACAATTATATGACAACTTATTTTAATAAAATTTTAACATTTTTATTGAAGTATATTTAAAGTTGTGTTTAAAATGTAGCATTTAAGCTAAGATGTATTTTTGAATTTGAAAAATTAAATGTTTCATTATCTGTTTTACCGTTAGCATAAATAAAGCGAAGCAGTCCTCCTTTAGTTAATATCCCAAAACCAAATCCAAAACCATATAAGTTTTCTTTTTGATTTATAACATTGTTACTGAAGTTGCCAATATCTATGACTGAATTTATGAAAATACTACTGCTAAGCTTATATCTGTATTCTGAATTTAATATATACAAACTGTTTGCAGAAAGGCTGTTTTCTGTAAAACCACGAATGGTGTTTATCCCTCCAAACCTAAACAATTCATTTTCTAAATAAGTGTCAGAGTTAATGGATTGGACAATAGCCTTTAAATAAATACTATTTTTAGGATTTAAATTAAAAATATGATGGGCACTTACGTCAATTAAAGTTTGCGTTTCACTAAATATATTAGTGTCTCTTTTACCAATTCCAAATTGAACCTTGAAAAGAGATTTAATTTGAAATAACTTTTCTAAATTCTGACGTTTGATGTATTGATAGCGCGTAGTATAAAATACCGAATTGAAATCTTCAACATTATTTATAATATTAGAGTTGGATAAATTACTAGATTCTGTACTTTCTAAACCTAAATAAATACTGTTTTTGTCATTTAATTGATAAAACAAACTAGCTTGTTGCTTGGTGTTAATAAACGTAGAATCTCTTTTAAGTATAGCTAAAGAAGCTTCCACACCTAAAGGAGAGCCAAATATATATGGAAGGTTTGCTTTTAAGTTAAAATTTTTCTGGTCACTTTCATCACTTTTATAATCCAAATAGAGGCTTTCGCCATAATTTAAATTGTTTTCAAGATATAGATTAAGGTATCCATTAAATTCAATTTTATTACTAGTTTCATTGGTTGTGAAACCAATAAAACCATCAAAATTATTACTTGGTGTTTTTTCTAAATAAAGATATAATTGTGTGGAGTCTTTACTAAATAAAATCTCAGGAGGTTTAGTTTGATTAGCAAAACTTAGATTATTTAAGGTAATAACTTTTTTGTTAATTGATTCTAAATTAAATGGTTTTCCGGTATCAATTTTTAAATATCGTTTTAAATAAGAAACAGGAAACTTTTCATATCCTTTTATAATTACTTTGTCTAGTTTTCTAATTTGTTCTTTTGTGTCAATTTCCAATTTAGCACTTAATGTGGCACTGTCTTTTTGTTTTATATCACTTAGTTTTAAGTTTGAAAACGGATAGCCAGATGAGCTTACTATTTGATTATATTTTTTTAATTCCTGTTCAATGCTATTATATTCAAGTACAAAGCTGTTATTATTTAACTCTGGTAATTTTAAATTTGAATAAAAACTTTTTGAACTGATTGTAGAGTCTATATATATGACTATGTTCTCGATTTTATTTTTTAAATGAATTTTTGTCACAAAAACAGAATCGTTGTCGAATTTAGCAGAAATCACTGTATTATTTAAATATCCATCCTTTTCAAGTTTGTTTTGAAACAAATTAACTTCATTGGTAATAGATTCCAAATTATTATGAATAACCTCGTATTTGTAGTCAGAGATTAAAGTGGTCTCATTATCATTAAATCCAATGATTTTCAATTTTAATTCTTGACTTAAACTAAGCTGAAAAGAAAATATAATGGATACTAGTAAAAGTTTTTTGATAAAATTCAATACTATTTTTTAAGAATTAAAAGAATAAAACTAACGTAAAAAACTTACTATTTAATACGTTGGTTATATTAAATTTTAAAAACTACTAAAAATTAATACATTAAGATTTGAATAATCCATTTTAATTTCTACCTTTGCAGCCCTCTTAGAGAGAGGTAACATAAAATTATATTAAAATTATATGCCAACAATTTCACAATTAGTACGAAAAGGAAGAGCCAAAATAACCAAGAAGAGTAAATCGGCTGCTTTAGATTCGTGTCCTCAAAGACGTGGTGTATGTACTCGTGTTTATACAACGACACCTAAAAAACCTAACTCAGCAATGCGTAAGGTGGCAAGGGTTCGTTTAACAAACGGAAACGAAGTAAATGCATACATCGGTGGAGAAGGTCACAATTTACAAGAGCACTCGATAGTATTGGTTAGAGGTGGAAGGGTAAAAGATTTACCAGGAGTTAGATATCACATCGTTCGTGGTGCTTTAGACACAGCAGGTGTTGCAGGTAGAACACAACGTAGATCTAAGTATGGTGCAAAACGCCCTAAAAAGTAATTTAAAACTTTAAGAAGAAGACATGAGAAAAAGAGCAGCGAAAAAAAGACCGCTTTTACCAGATCCGCGTTTTAACGATCAGTTAGTAACTAGATTCGTAAACATGATGATGTGGGACGGAAAGAAGTCTGTAGCTTTTAAAGTATTTTATGATGCAATTGACATCGTAGATTCTAAAAAGACGGACGAAGAAAAAACAGCTTTAGAAATCTGGAAAGATGCATTATCAAATGTTATGCCTCACGTAGAAGTACGTAGTCGTAGAGTAGGTGGAGCAACATTCCAAATTCCTAACCCAATACGTGCAGACCGTAAGGTGTCTACTGCAATGAAATGGTTAATTAGTTTCTCTAGAAAGAGAAATGAAAAATCTATGGCATTACGTTTAGCTTCAGAGATTTTAGCAGCAGCTAAAGAAGAAGGAGCAGCAGTTAAAAAACGTGTTGATACACATAAGATGGCAGAAGCCAATAAAGCATTCTCTCACTTTAGATTTTAATAAGACATGGCAAGAGATTTAAAATACACAAGAAACATAGGTATTGCAGCGCATATTGATGCAGGAAAAACTACAACTACCGAGCGTATTCTTTATTATACAGGAGTTTCACATAAAATTGGAGAAGTACATGATGGTGCTGCTACAATGGACTGGATGGAGCAAGAGCAGGAACGTGGTATTACCATTACATCTGCAGCTACAACTTGTACGTGGAATTTCCCATTAGAAAACGGAAACCCAACACCAGATACTAAAGGATATCACTTTAATATTATTGATACTCCTGGTCACGTAGATTTTACTGTAGAGGTAAATAGATCTTTACGTGTTTTAGATGGTCTAGTGTTTTTATTTAGTGCAGTTGATGGTGTAGAGCCTCAATCTGAGACTAACTGGAGACTTGCAGATAATTATAAAGTGCCTAGAATAGGTTTTGTTAACAAAATGGATCGTCAAGGATCTAACTTTTTAGCAGTATGTCAGCAAGTAAAAGACATGTTAAAATCTAACGCAGTACCAATTGTTTTAAATATTGGTGATGAAGCAGATTTTAAAGGAATCATTGATTTAGTAAAAAACAGAGCTATAGTATGGCATGACGAAACTCAAGGGGCAACTTTTGATGTTATTGATATTCCAGAAGATATGAAAGAGGAAGCTCGTAAATATCGTGCACTTTTAATTGAGGAAGTAGCAAGTTATGACGAAGATCTTTTAGAAAAATTCATGGAAGATGAAGATTCTATTACAGAAGAAGAAGTGCACGCTGCACTTAGAGCTGCTGTAATGGATATGGCTATCATTCCTATGATTTGTGGTTCTGCATTCAAAAATAAAGGAGTTCAGTTTTTATTAGACGCAGTATGTCGTTACTTACCATCTCCAACAGATAAAGAAGGTATAGTAGGAACTAACCCAGAAACAGGTGAAGACGTTTTACGTAAACCAAGTGTAGATGATCCATTTGCTGCTTTAGCATTTAAGATTGCTACTGATCCTTTTGTAGGTCGTTTAGCTTTCTTTAGAGCATATTCTGGTCGTTTAGACGCTGGTTCTTATATCTTAAACAACCGTTCAGGAAAAAAAGAGCGTATTTCTCGTATCTACCAAATGCATTCTAATAAGCAAAATGCTATCGATTTCATCGAAGCAGGAGATATTGGAGCAGCAGTAGGATTTAAAGATATCAAGACAGGAGATACTATGTCTGATGAAAAACATCCAATTGTTCTAGAATCTATGGACTTCCCAGATCCAGTAATTGGTATAGCTGTGGAACCTAAGACTAAAGCAGATGTTGATAAATTAGGTATGGCATTAGCTAAATTATCTGAAGAAGATCCAACATTTACAGCAAGAACAGACGAAGCTTCAGGTCAAACAATTATATCAGGAATGGGTGAGCTTCACTTAGATATTATAGTTGATCGTTTAAAGCGTGAGTTTAAAGTTGAGGTAAACCAAGGTCAACCTCAAGTAGAGTACAAAGAAGCAGTTACACAACGTGCAGAACACAGAGAGGTTTATAAAAAGCAATCTGGTGGACGTGGTAAATTTGCAGATATTGTATTCACTCTTGAGCCTGCAGAAGAAGGTAAAGAAGGTTTAGAATTTGTATCTGAAATTAAAGGTGGTAACGTTCCTAAAGAATTTATCCCTTCTATTGAAAAAGGATTCAAAATGGCAATGGTAAATGGTCCATTAGCAGGATACGAAGTTGATGCTATGAAAGTAACATTAACAGATGGATCTTATCACGATGTGGATTCGGATCAATTATCATTCGAATTGGCTGCTAAATTAGGATTTAAAAATGCTGCAAAAGCTGCAAAAGCAGTAATTATGGAGCCTATTATGAAACTTGAGGTAATAACACCTGAAGAAAACATGGGAGACATAGTTGGAGATTTAAATAGAAGACGAGGTCAAGTAAGTGATATGGGAGACAGAGCAGGAGCAAAAACTGTAAAAGCTACCGTTCCATTATCAGAAATGTTTGGATATGTTACGACATTAAGAACATTATCTTCTGGTCGTGCAACGTCTACTATGGAATTTTCTCATTATGCAGAAACACCTTCTAATATTTCAGAAGAAGTTATCAAAGCAGCAAAAGGAGTTGAATCGTAAATCTTAAATAAAATGAGTCAAAAAATCAGAATAAAATTAAAGTCTTACGATCACAACTTAGTAGACAAGTCTGCTGAAAAGATTGTAAAAACAGTAAAAAGCACAGGTGCTGTTGTAACTGGACCAATTCCATTACCAACACACAAGAAAATTTTCACTGTATTACGTTCACCACACGTAAATAAGAAGTCAAGAGAACAATTTCAATTAAGCTCTTACAAGAGATTATTAGACATTTACTCTTCATCTTCTAAGACCATTGACGCTTTAATGAAGCTTGAATTACCAAGTGGAGTAGAAGTTGAGATTAAGGTGTAAGTAAAAACAATCGTTTAGCAAAGATTAAACGAAACATGTCCTAAGCTTCGGGCGAAGGAAAAACGGTAAAAATACAATTCAAGGCTGAAACGTATTTTCAGCCTTGAATATTAATAAATAGTAACAATAAATAAATAATAATTATGTCTGGGTTAATTGGAAAAAAAATCGGTATGACCAGCATCTTTGATGAAAACGGGAAAAATATTCCTTGTACAGTAATCGAAGCTGGACCATGTATCGTTACCCAAGTCAGAACTAAAGAAGTTGATGGCTATGAAGCTGTTCAACTTGGTTTCGATGACGCGACAGAAAAAAGTGCTACTAAAGCTGACTTAGGTCATGCTAAAAAAGCAGGAACTTCTGTAAAACGCAAAATCGTAGAATTTAAAGGTTTTGATGCGGAGTACAAATTAGGTGATGCAATCACTGTAGAGCACTTCACAGAAGGTGAATTTGTTGATGTATCAGGTACGTCAAAAGGAAAAGGATTTCAAGGAGTTGTTAAACGTCATGGATTTGCTGGTGTAGGTCAAGCTACTCACGGTCAACACAATCGTTTAAGAGCGCCAGGATCTATTGGAGCAGCGTCTTATCCAGCTAGAGTATTCAAAGGAATGCGTATGGCAGGAAGAATGGGAACAGATTCAGTTAAAGTTGAAAATTTAAGAGTTTTAAAAGTAGTTCCTGAAAAGAATTTACTTGTTGTCAAAGGTTGTGTACCAGGACATAAAAACGCTTATGTAATTATTAGAAAATAATGAAAGTAGCAGTTTTAGATATAAACGGAAAAGAAACAGGTAGAAAGGCAGACCTTTCTGACGGAGTTTTTGCTATTGAACCTAATAATCACGCTGTATATTTGGATGTTAAGCAATACTTAGCAAATCAAAGACAAGGTACTCATAAAGCTAAAGAAAGAGCTGAGATTACCGGAAGTACGCGTAAGATTAAAAAACAAAAAGGTACAGGTACAGCCAGAGCTGGTAGTATCAAGTCTGGAGTTTTTAGAGGAGGAGGTCGTATGTTTGGACCAAGACCAAGAAATTACTCATTCAAACTTAATAAAAATTTAAAACGTTTAGCACGTAAATCTGCTTTAAGTATCAAAGCAAATGAAAAGTCAATTATCGTTTTAGAAGACTTTAATTTTGATGCTCCAAAGACTAAAAATTTCACTGCAGTTTTAAATGCATTAGACCTTCAAAACAAAAAATCATTGTTTGTGTTGGGTGCTTCAAATAATAATGTATATTTGTCGTCACGTAATTTGAAAGGCTCTGAAGTTATAACTAGCTCAGAATTAAGTACTTATAAAATATTAAATGCAAATCAAGTTGTCCTTTTAGAGAGTTCTTTAGAAGGAATTGAGTCGAATTTAAGTAAATAGAAACAAAATGAATATCTTAATTAAACCTATAATCACAGAAAAAGCAACTGCTAGTAGCGAGTTAAATAACTGCTATAGTTTCTTTGTGAACACTAAGGCGAACAAGGTAGAAATCAAAAAAGCAGTAGAAGCTGCTTATGGAGTTTCTGTTGAAAAAGTTCGTACTATAAATGTCCGTCCAGATAGAAGTACCAAGTTTACAAAAACTGGTATTCAGCATGGTAAAACAAATGCAATGAAAAAAGCAATTGTACAACTGGCGGAAGGTGAAATGATTGATTTATACACTAACATGTAATTAAAGACAAATGTCAGTAAGAAAATTAAAACCAATCACGCCAGGTCAGCGATTTAGAGTAGTAAATGGGTTTGACGCCATTACTACTGACAAGCCGGAAAAAAGCTTATTAGCTCCGATAAAAAGATCAGGTGGTAGAAACAGTCAAGGACGTATGACGACACGCTATAAAGGTGGTGGTCACAAACGTAGATATCGTATTATTGATTTTAAAAGAACTAAGACAGGTATACCTGCAGAAGTTGCTTCTATTCAATACGATCCAAACAGAACAGCATTTATCGCATTATTGAATTATCAAGATGGCGAGAAAACTTATATCATTGCTCAAAATGGTTTACAAGTTGGACAAACTGTTGTTTCTGGTGAAGGTGCAACTCCTGAAATAGGAAACGCAATGCCTTTAGCAAACATTCCATTAGGAACAATTATTTCTTGTGTAGAGTTACGTCCAGGACAAGGAGCTGTTATGGCTCGTAGTGCTGGTGCATTTGCTCAGTTAATGGCAAGAGATGGTAAATTCGCAACCATTAAATTGCCTTCAGGTGAAACTAGATTAATTTTAGTAGCATGTATGGCAACTATTGGAGCAGTTTCAAATTCTGATCATCAATTATTAGTTTCTGGTAAAGCAGGACGTAGTAGATGGTTAGGTAGAAGACCAAGAACAAGACCAGTTGTTATGAACCCTGTAGATCACCCAATGGGAGGTGGTGAAGGAAAATCATCGGGTGGACATCCACGTTCT is a window of Olleya sp. YS DNA encoding:
- a CDS encoding SusC/RagA family TonB-linked outer membrane protein, translating into MKTNLNRILTLFLLMTINLSFAQNRTISGVVSDENNLPLPSATVVIKGTSEGTSTDFDGNYIIEANEGDVLVFGYVGYADKEIAIGNDDTINVSLSLDNTLDEVIITAVGIKRKPDEITTAYENLKAEEIVAANNPDAVQSLAGKVSGLQINTTNTGVNPSTTISLRGTRSLSGSNSALVVIDNVISSATILSDLDPEIIESINVIKGPNGAALYGSRGGNGVIVVTTKKGTKNKGKLNINFSSTVTFEDIAFLPQLQDRYGKGYWGEVDAFDQGSWGPEYDGSIQPVGLPYPTVTDFRYAPYEFRKDNMKDFFNTGVALQNTVSASGGDSEGFYSLTANRRKTDGIIGQDTYKKDFLALSAGKTFNKFSISGNVRFTNEDQSVSNGVYGQLAQLPSDVNVRDFDSGSNTDHWTAFGDSPYWVRNNQRSNSDNVRSDLSAELSYKFNDNISTILRSNVVTNSGKSIQYVNDYVAEYTITGDARDIQSSLAVSSSNSRTLYTDLITNFNYQLTDDIELKSLIGFNTTESKGFSQTTSGDILTLPGLYTVENISSGITVSDFSSKRRQQAVFANVDLSYKDYLYLNLTGRQEWDSRLQSPGRSLKDIGFLYYSAGASFIPTKAFPEIKSDFLNKIKISGGYVKTANISALGAHDLYDTGFRPSAFPYPGGVNSFLIPSSTFDNAIEPEFINTYEVNLNLELLKRGGTPRITLDGSYSFYTNDNQILSASVSSATSVFSAGVNVGETETNAYEVDLGLTPIKTDNMRWNLNFGYASQKTIANKITEDSDILGSGSPGIYAVQGEEFPLIRGSAYERDDQGRVVLNPDGSPRTASGLKILGKTTPDYILNFNTEFSYKGFKLSATADFRTGHVFYSNIYNNLTGQGRSFITAENGRGYFVFPNSTVLGSGTTNTSTLTGPSYGGPSQYAQYQSFIQSGDFTGVDENFILDATAFKIREIALSYTLDRKFLDNTFLDGVSVGISGRNLITILPKENRRYNDPEIGSGIGGYGQTPPTRFYSMNVKFNF
- a CDS encoding ShlB/FhaC/HecB family hemolysin secretion/activation protein, translated to MKIIGFNDNETTLISDYKYEVIHNNLESITNEVNLFQNKLEKDGYLNNTVISAKFDNDSVFVTKIHLKNKIENIVIYIDSTISSKSFYSNLKLPELNNNSFVLEYNSIEQELKKYNQIVSSSGYPFSNLKLSDIKQKDSATLSAKLEIDTKEQIRKLDKVIIKGYEKFPVSYLKRYLKIDTGKPFNLESINKKVITLNNLSFANQTKPPEILFSKDSTQLYLYLEKTPSNNFDGFIGFTTNETSNKIEFNGYLNLYLENNLNYGESLYLDYKSDESDQKNFNLKANLPYIFGSPLGVEASLAILKRDSTFINTKQQASLFYQLNDKNSIYLGLESTESSNLSNSNIINNVEDFNSVFYTTRYQYIKRQNLEKLFQIKSLFKVQFGIGKRDTNIFSETQTLIDVSAHHIFNLNPKNSIYLKAIVQSINSDTYLENELFRFGGINTIRGFTENSLSANSLYILNSEYRYKLSSSIFINSVIDIGNFSNNVINQKENLYGFGFGFGILTKGGLLRFIYANGKTDNETFNFSNSKIHLSLNATF
- the rpsL gene encoding 30S ribosomal protein S12 — its product is MPTISQLVRKGRAKITKKSKSAALDSCPQRRGVCTRVYTTTPKKPNSAMRKVARVRLTNGNEVNAYIGGEGHNLQEHSIVLVRGGRVKDLPGVRYHIVRGALDTAGVAGRTQRRSKYGAKRPKK
- the rpsG gene encoding 30S ribosomal protein S7 yields the protein MRKRAAKKRPLLPDPRFNDQLVTRFVNMMMWDGKKSVAFKVFYDAIDIVDSKKTDEEKTALEIWKDALSNVMPHVEVRSRRVGGATFQIPNPIRADRKVSTAMKWLISFSRKRNEKSMALRLASEILAAAKEEGAAVKKRVDTHKMAEANKAFSHFRF
- the fusA gene encoding elongation factor G, producing the protein MARDLKYTRNIGIAAHIDAGKTTTTERILYYTGVSHKIGEVHDGAATMDWMEQEQERGITITSAATTCTWNFPLENGNPTPDTKGYHFNIIDTPGHVDFTVEVNRSLRVLDGLVFLFSAVDGVEPQSETNWRLADNYKVPRIGFVNKMDRQGSNFLAVCQQVKDMLKSNAVPIVLNIGDEADFKGIIDLVKNRAIVWHDETQGATFDVIDIPEDMKEEARKYRALLIEEVASYDEDLLEKFMEDEDSITEEEVHAALRAAVMDMAIIPMICGSAFKNKGVQFLLDAVCRYLPSPTDKEGIVGTNPETGEDVLRKPSVDDPFAALAFKIATDPFVGRLAFFRAYSGRLDAGSYILNNRSGKKERISRIYQMHSNKQNAIDFIEAGDIGAAVGFKDIKTGDTMSDEKHPIVLESMDFPDPVIGIAVEPKTKADVDKLGMALAKLSEEDPTFTARTDEASGQTIISGMGELHLDIIVDRLKREFKVEVNQGQPQVEYKEAVTQRAEHREVYKKQSGGRGKFADIVFTLEPAEEGKEGLEFVSEIKGGNVPKEFIPSIEKGFKMAMVNGPLAGYEVDAMKVTLTDGSYHDVDSDQLSFELAAKLGFKNAAKAAKAVIMEPIMKLEVITPEENMGDIVGDLNRRRGQVSDMGDRAGAKTVKATVPLSEMFGYVTTLRTLSSGRATSTMEFSHYAETPSNISEEVIKAAKGVES
- the rpsJ gene encoding 30S ribosomal protein S10 → MSQKIRIKLKSYDHNLVDKSAEKIVKTVKSTGAVVTGPIPLPTHKKIFTVLRSPHVNKKSREQFQLSSYKRLLDIYSSSSKTIDALMKLELPSGVEVEIKV
- the rplC gene encoding 50S ribosomal protein L3; translated protein: MSGLIGKKIGMTSIFDENGKNIPCTVIEAGPCIVTQVRTKEVDGYEAVQLGFDDATEKSATKADLGHAKKAGTSVKRKIVEFKGFDAEYKLGDAITVEHFTEGEFVDVSGTSKGKGFQGVVKRHGFAGVGQATHGQHNRLRAPGSIGAASYPARVFKGMRMAGRMGTDSVKVENLRVLKVVPEKNLLVVKGCVPGHKNAYVIIRK
- the rplD gene encoding 50S ribosomal protein L4: MKVAVLDINGKETGRKADLSDGVFAIEPNNHAVYLDVKQYLANQRQGTHKAKERAEITGSTRKIKKQKGTGTARAGSIKSGVFRGGGRMFGPRPRNYSFKLNKNLKRLARKSALSIKANEKSIIVLEDFNFDAPKTKNFTAVLNALDLQNKKSLFVLGASNNNVYLSSRNLKGSEVITSSELSTYKILNANQVVLLESSLEGIESNLSK
- the rplW gene encoding 50S ribosomal protein L23; this translates as MNILIKPIITEKATASSELNNCYSFFVNTKANKVEIKKAVEAAYGVSVEKVRTINVRPDRSTKFTKTGIQHGKTNAMKKAIVQLAEGEMIDLYTNM
- the rplB gene encoding 50S ribosomal protein L2, producing the protein MSVRKLKPITPGQRFRVVNGFDAITTDKPEKSLLAPIKRSGGRNSQGRMTTRYKGGGHKRRYRIIDFKRTKTGIPAEVASIQYDPNRTAFIALLNYQDGEKTYIIAQNGLQVGQTVVSGEGATPEIGNAMPLANIPLGTIISCVELRPGQGAVMARSAGAFAQLMARDGKFATIKLPSGETRLILVACMATIGAVSNSDHQLLVSGKAGRSRWLGRRPRTRPVVMNPVDHPMGGGEGKSSGGHPRSRNGIPAKGYRTRSKTKASNKYIVERRKK